A genomic stretch from Pontivivens ytuae includes:
- a CDS encoding FAD-dependent oxidoreductase: MGITVGIVGCGVGGLALGTLLARQGVRVVIHERFEAAGPVGSGLVIQPVGQRVLARLGVLEELLAAGVRIERMLGHEVRGARRVLDVRYDGAGAGRFGLALHRATLFEALHGAARAAGVEIVTGAEVVGVTEAPGRRLELAGGGRSGPFDLIVNAGGARSALSPEFGRVLSFGALWGTVPAEGLPPVLRQRYRRASKMLGVLPVGRVPGRAGPQATIFWSLPQTAEAAWRATPLADWHMEVAALWPEFAELAAGITTHDDLTFARYRHGSLRRVAARELVHIGDAAHRASPQLGQGANMALVDAAVLAKALEGHAVDAALRRHARARALHVALYQGMSAIFTPFYQSESRVLPILRDRVMMPLSLIPPMPLMLGRLVGGDLWWTGMGPDAAAPAQEQAA; the protein is encoded by the coding sequence GTGGGGATCACTGTGGGAATCGTGGGCTGCGGGGTCGGCGGGCTCGCGCTCGGCACCTTGCTGGCGCGGCAGGGCGTGCGGGTCGTCATCCATGAGCGGTTCGAGGCGGCTGGGCCTGTGGGATCGGGCCTCGTCATCCAGCCGGTAGGGCAGCGGGTGTTGGCGCGCCTCGGCGTGCTGGAGGAGCTGCTGGCCGCGGGTGTGAGGATCGAGCGGATGCTGGGGCATGAGGTGCGCGGCGCGCGCCGGGTGCTCGACGTGCGCTACGACGGTGCGGGGGCCGGGCGGTTCGGGCTCGCGCTGCATCGCGCGACGCTGTTCGAGGCGCTGCATGGCGCGGCGCGCGCGGCCGGGGTCGAGATCGTGACCGGGGCCGAGGTTGTCGGCGTGACGGAGGCGCCGGGGCGGCGGCTGGAGCTCGCGGGCGGCGGGCGGAGTGGTCCCTTCGATCTGATCGTGAACGCAGGCGGTGCCCGCTCCGCCCTGTCGCCGGAGTTCGGGCGGGTGCTGTCGTTCGGTGCGCTCTGGGGCACGGTCCCCGCGGAAGGGCTGCCTCCGGTGCTGCGCCAGCGCTATCGCCGTGCGTCGAAGATGCTGGGTGTGCTGCCGGTGGGCCGGGTGCCCGGGCGCGCGGGGCCGCAGGCGACGATCTTCTGGTCGTTGCCGCAGACGGCGGAGGCGGCCTGGCGGGCGACGCCGCTGGCCGACTGGCACATGGAGGTCGCGGCGCTGTGGCCCGAATTCGCGGAGCTTGCCGCCGGGATCACGACCCATGACGACCTCACCTTCGCCCGCTACCGCCACGGGTCCCTGCGCCGGGTGGCGGCGCGGGAGCTGGTGCATATCGGCGATGCCGCGCATCGGGCGAGCCCGCAGCTTGGTCAGGGGGCCAACATGGCGCTCGTCGATGCCGCCGTGCTGGCCAAGGCGCTGGAGGGCCATGCGGTCGATGCCGCCCTCCGCCGCCATGCGCGGGCCCGCGCACTGCACGTTGCGCTCTATCAAGGGATGAGCGCGATCTTCACCCCATTCTACCAGTCCGAGAGCCGGGTGCTGCCGATCCTTCGCGATCGTGTCATGATGCCGCTGAGTCTGATCCCGCCGATGCCACTGATGCTCGGCCGTCTCGTCGGCGGGGATCTTTGGTGGACCGGGATGGGCCCCGACGCGGCTGCCCCGGCGCAGGAGCAAGCCGCGTGA
- the pheS gene encoding phenylalanine--tRNA ligase subunit alpha — MTDLDTLRATWLSRITDASDEAALEDTRVAALGKKGEVSLKMRELGKMSPEERQTAGPALNALKNELNSALIARKAALADAALEERLKTEWMDVSAAPRPAQSGTLHPISQVSEEVIAIFADLGYTVSEGPQIETDWYNFDALNIPGHHPARAEMDTFYMKRGEGDNRPPHVLRTHTSPVQIRAMQEHGAPIRTICPGRVYRADYDQTHTPMFHQVEGLAIDRDISMANLKWTLEEFCRAFFEVDGVELRFRASHFPFTEPSAEVDIRCSWAGGQLKIGEGDDWLEILGSGMVHPKVLEAGGIDPDQWQGFAFGMGIDRIAMLKYGIPDLRAFFDSDLRWLRHYGFAALDVPSVQGGLSR, encoded by the coding sequence ATGACCGATCTCGACACGCTCCGCGCCACCTGGCTCTCCCGCATCACAGACGCCTCCGACGAGGCCGCGCTGGAGGACACGCGCGTCGCCGCGCTGGGCAAGAAGGGCGAGGTCAGCCTCAAGATGCGCGAGCTCGGCAAGATGAGCCCGGAGGAGCGGCAGACCGCCGGCCCCGCGCTCAACGCCCTGAAGAACGAGCTCAATTCCGCCCTCATCGCCCGCAAGGCCGCGCTGGCCGACGCCGCCCTCGAGGAGCGCCTGAAGACCGAGTGGATGGATGTGAGCGCCGCGCCCCGGCCCGCGCAATCCGGCACGCTTCACCCGATCTCCCAGGTCAGCGAGGAGGTCATCGCGATCTTCGCCGATCTCGGCTATACGGTCTCCGAAGGCCCGCAGATCGAGACCGACTGGTACAATTTCGACGCGCTCAACATCCCCGGCCACCATCCCGCGCGGGCAGAGATGGACACCTTCTACATGAAGCGGGGCGAGGGCGATAACCGTCCGCCCCACGTGCTGCGCACGCACACCTCGCCGGTGCAGATCCGCGCGATGCAGGAGCATGGCGCGCCCATCCGCACGATCTGCCCGGGGCGCGTCTACCGCGCCGACTACGACCAGACCCACACGCCGATGTTCCACCAGGTCGAGGGGCTCGCCATCGACCGCGACATCTCCATGGCGAACCTCAAGTGGACGCTGGAGGAGTTCTGCCGCGCCTTCTTCGAGGTGGACGGGGTCGAGCTGCGCTTCCGCGCTTCGCACTTCCCCTTCACCGAACCCTCGGCCGAGGTCGACATCCGCTGCTCTTGGGCTGGCGGCCAGCTCAAGATCGGCGAGGGCGACGACTGGCTGGAGATCCTCGGGTCCGGCATGGTCCACCCCAAGGTGTTGGAGGCCGGCGGCATCGACCCCGACCAGTGGCAGGGCTTCGCCTTCGGCATGGGCATCGACCGCATCGCGATGCTGAAATATGGCATCCCCGACCTGCGCGCCTTCTTCGACAGCGACTTGCGCTGGCTGCGCCACTACGGCTTCGCGGCGCTCGACGTCCCCAGCGTACAGGGCGGGTTGAGTCGTTGA
- a CDS encoding DUF2513 domain-containing protein, with the protein MKRDEDYLRELLTEFESSSDFIVLSSLTLGASLEEKKRYYHIELLCDAGLMLPVGETSYRLTSQGHDFLEAVRSESRWSKIKHRAGSVTLPILYDVSVALLKEEVRNRLGGEW; encoded by the coding sequence TTGAAGAGAGACGAGGACTATCTTCGCGAGCTTTTGACAGAGTTTGAGTCGAGCAGCGATTTTATCGTGCTTTCTTCGCTGACGCTTGGTGCTAGTTTGGAAGAAAAGAAGCGTTACTATCATATAGAGCTTCTTTGTGATGCTGGTTTGATGCTTCCAGTTGGTGAGACCAGCTACCGCCTTACTAGTCAGGGTCATGATTTTTTAGAAGCAGTGCGCTCGGAGAGCAGATGGTCTAAGATCAAGCATCGGGCGGGATCTGTGACGCTGCCCATACTTTATGACGTGTCTGTTGCTTTGCTTAAGGAAGAAGTGCGCAATCGCCTCGGAGGCGAGTGGTGA
- a CDS encoding ASCH domain-containing protein — translation MRNDCNTIEKLSARYPGAITFTMGDSRMLCDRLIALVRAGKKRATCGPLADYEAGKDDVPVVGRRDIALDWDGNPVFVIETLHTEQIRFCDVPEELALAEGEDETLEGWRAGHAEYFKRNGGFDPEMMLVFERFRLVEDLA, via the coding sequence GTGAGAAACGACTGTAATACAATTGAGAAGCTCTCCGCCCGCTATCCCGGCGCCATCACCTTCACCATGGGCGACAGCCGCATGCTCTGCGACAGGCTGATCGCGCTGGTCCGCGCCGGCAAGAAGCGGGCGACATGCGGGCCGCTTGCCGATTACGAAGCCGGCAAGGACGACGTGCCCGTGGTTGGCCGTCGAGACATCGCGCTCGACTGGGATGGCAACCCGGTCTTCGTGATCGAGACCCTGCACACCGAGCAGATCCGCTTCTGCGACGTGCCCGAGGAGCTGGCGCTGGCCGAGGGTGAGGACGAGACGCTGGAGGGCTGGCGCGCCGGTCATGCGGAGTACTTCAAGCGCAATGGTGGGTTCGATCCCGAGATGATGCTGGTCTTCGAACGCTTTCGCCTCGTCGAGGATCTCGCCTGA
- a CDS encoding phenylalanyl-tRNA synthetase subunit beta translates to MSSLRRLWFIVLALMVVGGHIAMLTSDRMPFDVALRLTLVNAAIWAVLLLPLLLFALLRR, encoded by the coding sequence ATGTCTAGCTTGCGTCGCCTCTGGTTTATCGTGCTCGCCCTGATGGTGGTGGGCGGTCATATCGCCATGCTCACATCGGACCGGATGCCCTTCGACGTCGCGCTCAGGCTCACGCTGGTCAACGCGGCGATCTGGGCGGTCCTGCTGTTGCCGCTCCTGCTCTTCGCACTCCTGCGCCGTTAA
- a CDS encoding methyl-accepting chemotaxis protein translates to MRDTTEEDVFHAPMGDRMLRVGLCRGRALLCANIALTAATADSEEERQALRDGYDMQVQEIRASLDELLPEAERDDHTGELRGDIQVIRSVLRRLEDATARSGSLSMSRKTAVALSDAIWHQFSPAISKLINRLGEEEARAASQRLETAGQMRSAVDGIMVEIEQVGLQVRLIALNASVEAARAGGASGRSFGVIAEEIRALADTTNRLARDARQHVDRLDAAMGNARGRSAPDTSSEVA, encoded by the coding sequence ATGCGTGACACGACGGAAGAGGACGTCTTTCACGCCCCCATGGGGGACCGGATGCTGCGCGTCGGCCTCTGCCGTGGCCGTGCGCTCCTCTGCGCCAACATCGCCCTCACCGCCGCCACTGCCGACAGTGAGGAGGAACGACAGGCCCTGCGCGACGGTTATGACATGCAGGTGCAGGAGATCCGGGCCTCCCTCGACGAACTGCTGCCGGAGGCCGAGCGCGACGACCACACCGGTGAGCTGCGCGGCGACATCCAGGTGATCCGCTCCGTCCTTCGGCGGCTGGAGGACGCGACGGCGCGCAGCGGCTCGCTCAGCATGTCGCGCAAGACCGCCGTCGCCCTCTCGGACGCGATCTGGCACCAGTTCTCGCCCGCGATCAGCAAGCTCATCAACCGGCTGGGGGAGGAGGAGGCGCGGGCCGCCAGCCAACGGCTTGAGACCGCGGGCCAGATGCGCAGCGCCGTGGACGGCATCATGGTCGAGATCGAGCAGGTCGGCCTGCAGGTCCGCCTCATCGCGCTCAACGCTTCGGTCGAGGCGGCGCGCGCCGGCGGCGCGTCGGGCCGCAGCTTCGGCGTGATCGCCGAGGAAATCCGCGCCCTCGCCGACACCACCAACCGCCTTGCGCGCGATGCCCGCCAGCATGTCGACCGGCTCGACGCCGCGATGGGCAATGCGCGGGGCCGCTCCGCCCCCGACACGTCATCAGAGGTCGCATGA
- a CDS encoding methyl-accepting chemotaxis protein, with product MNSPAPIATRPGGTGTHRIFQKDPFSSEVDSTGALTRLGTVRGLSLNLGALAIQYATASAEEADGLTPLMREMLDRALDGGAVVDGDEVATLDQRADAPANVIRSFLRDLRGLLSGQVRIDRPTAVEIARRSREDVVPAVYDLLNLMAERNRAAADERIQEIERNRATIDGLVGQLEQIGLQVRLIALNASVEAARAGGEAGRSFGVISDEIRALAETATRLIGETKDRLSPGSAPLSRREAMR from the coding sequence ATGAACAGTCCCGCACCCATCGCCACGCGGCCTGGTGGCACCGGCACGCACCGGATCTTCCAGAAGGATCCGTTCAGTTCGGAGGTCGACAGCACCGGCGCGCTCACCCGCCTCGGCACGGTCCGCGGCCTCTCGCTAAACCTCGGGGCGCTTGCTATCCAGTACGCCACGGCTTCGGCGGAGGAGGCCGACGGCCTCACCCCCCTGATGCGGGAGATGCTGGACCGCGCCCTCGACGGCGGCGCCGTGGTCGACGGCGACGAGGTGGCGACCCTCGACCAGCGCGCCGACGCACCAGCCAACGTGATCCGCTCCTTCCTGCGCGACCTGCGCGGCCTGTTGTCCGGACAGGTCCGGATCGACCGCCCCACCGCGGTCGAGATCGCGCGCCGCTCGCGCGAGGATGTCGTGCCCGCCGTCTACGACCTCCTCAACCTGATGGCCGAGCGCAACCGCGCCGCCGCCGACGAGCGGATACAGGAGATCGAGCGCAACCGCGCGACCATCGACGGCCTCGTCGGCCAGCTCGAACAGATTGGCCTGCAGGTGCGCCTCATCGCGCTCAACGCCTCGGTCGAGGCCGCGCGGGCGGGCGGCGAGGCCGGGCGCAGCTTCGGCGTCATCTCCGACGAGATCCGCGCCCTGGCCGAGACGGCGACCCGCCTGATTGGCGAGACGAAGGACCGGCTCAGCCCCGGCTCCGCCCCCCTTTCGCGGCGGGAGGCGATGCGCTAG
- the pheT gene encoding phenylalanine--tRNA ligase subunit beta, whose product MKFTLNWLKDHLDTEATLDEILYALTDLGLEVEGVENPEDRLGAFRIGYVQSAEKHPDADRLRVCMVETADGTQQIICGAPNARAGIKVVVAQPGDYVPGIDTTIQVGKIRGVESHGMMASERELELSDEHDGIIELGEDAQVGQRFIDYAGLNDPVIEIAITPNRPDALGVRGIARDLAARGLGTLKQADIPAVPGQYDSPIKVYLAPEVADEACPLFLGRHIRGVTNGPSPKWMQQRLIAIGLRPISALVDITNYVTYDRGRPLHVFDADKVTGDITVRFAKDGETLTALDGKDYALADGMTVIADEAGPEGIGGIMGGELSGCTETTTNVYLEAAWFDPIRTANTGRALKINSDARYRFERGADPAFTPDGMELGTRLILDLCGGEASEVVQAGEVPDTARRYILRPERVVSLVGMEIPRAEQIRILEALGFDCAEPGTVAKAMAALSPVAPLAEAGEISVGVPSWRPDVQGEADLVEEVARVASLTKLEGKPMRRAKPGVAKPVLTPMQTRTASARRTIAGLGYNECVTYSFIQADHAALFGGGTDATEVANPISSEMSHMRPTLLPGLMNAAARNQARGFADLALFEVGMAFPGGEPGEEKLLATGIRVGQTAPRNAHGTRRPVDLYDVKADAEALLATLGAPVERLMPMRSAPEWYHPGRSAVLGLGPKNPLAVFGELHPRVVEALDLKGPAMAFTVFLANIPFPKRKSATRPALTLADLQAVERDFAFIVDADLETDKLVRAAKGADKALIEAVSVFDVFAGERAEAQMGAGKKSVAIAVRLQPTEATLTDKEIEAVGEKVVAAVKKATGGELRA is encoded by the coding sequence GTGAAATTCACCCTCAACTGGCTCAAGGATCACCTCGACACCGAGGCGACGCTGGACGAGATCCTTTACGCCCTCACCGATCTGGGGCTGGAGGTCGAGGGCGTGGAAAATCCCGAGGACCGGCTCGGCGCCTTCCGCATCGGCTATGTCCAGTCGGCAGAGAAGCACCCCGACGCCGACCGTCTGCGCGTCTGCATGGTCGAGACCGCCGACGGTACGCAGCAGATCATCTGCGGCGCGCCCAATGCGCGTGCCGGCATCAAGGTCGTCGTCGCTCAGCCCGGCGACTACGTCCCGGGCATCGACACCACCATCCAGGTTGGCAAGATCCGCGGCGTCGAGAGCCACGGCATGATGGCCTCCGAGCGCGAGCTGGAGCTCTCGGACGAGCATGACGGCATCATCGAGCTGGGCGAGGACGCGCAGGTCGGCCAGCGCTTCATCGATTATGCGGGCCTCAACGACCCGGTGATCGAGATCGCGATCACCCCCAACCGCCCCGACGCGCTGGGCGTGCGCGGCATCGCCCGCGACCTCGCCGCCCGTGGCCTCGGTACGCTGAAACAGGCCGATATCCCGGCGGTCCCCGGCCAGTATGACAGCCCGATCAAGGTGTACCTCGCCCCCGAGGTCGCGGATGAGGCCTGCCCGCTCTTCCTCGGCCGCCACATCCGCGGCGTGACCAACGGCCCAAGCCCGAAATGGATGCAGCAGCGCCTGATCGCCATCGGCCTGCGCCCGATCTCCGCGCTCGTCGATATCACCAACTACGTCACCTACGACCGCGGCCGCCCGCTCCATGTCTTCGACGCGGACAAGGTGACGGGCGACATCACCGTGCGCTTCGCGAAGGACGGCGAGACGCTGACGGCCCTCGACGGGAAGGACTACGCGCTCGCGGACGGCATGACCGTGATCGCGGACGAGGCAGGACCTGAGGGGATCGGCGGCATCATGGGCGGTGAGCTCTCGGGCTGCACCGAGACGACCACCAACGTCTACTTGGAAGCGGCCTGGTTCGACCCGATCCGCACGGCGAATACAGGCCGCGCGCTCAAGATCAACTCCGACGCCCGCTACCGGTTCGAGCGCGGCGCGGACCCTGCCTTCACCCCCGATGGGATGGAGCTCGGCACCCGCCTGATCCTCGATCTCTGTGGCGGCGAGGCCTCCGAGGTCGTGCAGGCCGGTGAGGTGCCCGACACCGCCCGCCGCTACATCCTGCGGCCCGAGCGGGTCGTGAGCCTTGTCGGCATGGAGATCCCGCGCGCCGAACAGATCCGCATTCTCGAAGCGCTCGGTTTCGACTGCGCCGAGCCCGGCACCGTGGCGAAGGCCATGGCGGCCCTCAGTCCGGTCGCCCCCCTCGCCGAGGCGGGTGAGATCAGCGTCGGCGTCCCCTCCTGGCGCCCCGACGTGCAGGGCGAGGCCGACCTGGTCGAAGAGGTCGCTCGCGTCGCCTCCCTCACCAAGCTCGAAGGCAAGCCGATGCGCCGCGCGAAGCCCGGCGTCGCGAAGCCCGTGCTCACTCCGATGCAGACCCGGACCGCCAGCGCGCGGCGCACGATCGCGGGCCTCGGCTACAATGAGTGCGTGACCTATTCCTTCATCCAGGCGGACCATGCGGCGCTCTTCGGTGGCGGGACGGACGCGACGGAGGTCGCGAACCCGATCAGCTCCGAGATGAGCCACATGCGGCCCACCCTCCTGCCCGGCCTGATGAACGCCGCCGCTCGTAACCAAGCACGCGGTTTCGCCGATCTCGCGCTCTTCGAGGTCGGCATGGCCTTCCCCGGCGGCGAGCCGGGTGAGGAGAAGCTGCTCGCCACCGGCATCCGCGTCGGCCAGACCGCGCCGCGCAACGCCCACGGCACCCGGCGGCCCGTCGATCTGTACGACGTGAAGGCGGATGCCGAGGCGCTGCTTGCCACCCTCGGCGCACCGGTCGAGCGGTTGATGCCGATGCGCAGCGCGCCCGAATGGTACCATCCGGGCCGCTCTGCTGTGCTCGGCCTTGGCCCGAAGAACCCGCTCGCGGTTTTCGGCGAGCTGCACCCGCGCGTGGTCGAGGCGCTGGACCTGAAGGGGCCTGCCATGGCCTTCACCGTCTTCCTCGCCAACATCCCGTTCCCGAAGCGGAAGTCGGCGACCCGGCCCGCGCTGACGCTGGCCGATTTGCAGGCGGTCGAACGCGACTTCGCCTTCATCGTCGATGCGGACCTGGAAACCGACAAGCTGGTGCGGGCGGCCAAGGGCGCCGACAAGGCGTTGATCGAGGCGGTCAGCGTCTTCGACGTCTTCGCTGGTGAGCGGGCCGAGGCGCAGATGGGCGCGGGCAAGAAATCCGTCGCCATCGCGGTGCGGCTGCAACCGACCGAGGCGACCCTGACCGACAAGGAGATCGAGGCGGTCGGCGAAAAGGTCGTCGCTGCGGTGAAGAAAGCGACCGGCGGAGAGCTGCGCGCCTGA
- a CDS encoding YtoQ family protein, which produces MAWTVYLSGEIHTDWREEVARAAEGLDVTFTAPVTDHAASDDCGVAILGAEPNKFWHDHKGAKINAIRTRHAIEEADVVVVRFGEKYRQWNAAFDAGYAAALGKSLVILHNSDHAHALKEVDAAANAVCETPRQVAEILRYVLTGRLPG; this is translated from the coding sequence ATGGCCTGGACCGTTTACCTTTCCGGTGAGATCCACACCGACTGGCGGGAGGAGGTGGCTCGCGCTGCCGAGGGGCTGGACGTGACCTTTACCGCGCCGGTGACCGATCACGCGGCCTCCGACGATTGCGGCGTGGCCATTCTGGGCGCCGAACCGAACAAGTTCTGGCACGACCACAAGGGCGCGAAGATCAACGCGATCCGAACCCGCCACGCGATCGAGGAGGCGGACGTGGTCGTCGTCCGCTTCGGTGAGAAGTACCGCCAGTGGAATGCGGCCTTCGATGCTGGTTACGCCGCGGCCCTCGGCAAGTCCCTCGTCATCCTGCACAATTCCGATCACGCCCACGCGCTGAAGGAGGTGGATGCGGCGGCGAACGCGGTCTGCGAGACGCCGCGTCAGGTAGCCGAGATCCTGCGCTACGTGCTGACGGGGCGCTTGCCCGGCTAG
- a CDS encoding GMC family oxidoreductase: MEFDYVIVGGGSAGCVMAARLSEDPGITVCLLEAGGEGRDLVIRAPLGIATMISGRPKVNNWALQTVPQKNLNNRRGFQPRGKALGGSSAINAMLYVRGHPSDYDDWAAAGAEGWSWDDVLPWFRACEHNSRGADDLHGVGGPLAVSDQQTPREISHAFVDAAAETQLRRTTDFNGAEQEGAGLFQVTQYSGNERNGERCSAAAAYLHPVMDRPNLHVITRAQAERVVFEENRAAGVTYRKGGQKTVRARREVILSAGAFGSPHLLQLSGIGPGARLAEHGIEVLHDSPEVGANLQDHLDFILCYKSDRPVGLGIGLAGITQLIRDSLQWRRDGTSMIASPGSEAGAFLRTDPALNRPDVQLHFVPSIIDDHARKLHLGYGFSCHACVLRPKSRGTVRLASSDPRKAPAIDPNYLDAPEDLEVLMKGVSAMRRIMDAPPLRTYSSREIYTEGVADEDLVEHIRARADTIYHPVGTVRMGGPDAPADPEGRIRGVEGLRVVDASLMPTLIGGNTNAPTIMMAEKIATGMRA, from the coding sequence ATGGAATTCGACTACGTTATCGTGGGCGGCGGCTCGGCCGGCTGCGTGATGGCCGCGCGCCTCAGCGAGGATCCGGGCATCACGGTCTGCCTGCTGGAGGCGGGTGGCGAGGGCCGCGACCTCGTGATCCGCGCGCCGCTGGGCATCGCCACCATGATCTCGGGCCGGCCCAAGGTAAACAACTGGGCACTGCAGACGGTGCCGCAGAAAAATCTCAACAACCGCAGGGGCTTCCAGCCGCGCGGCAAGGCGCTGGGCGGCTCGTCGGCCATCAACGCGATGTTGTATGTCCGCGGGCATCCTTCCGATTACGACGACTGGGCCGCGGCGGGCGCCGAGGGCTGGTCGTGGGACGACGTGCTGCCATGGTTTCGGGCCTGCGAACATAACTCGCGAGGTGCCGACGATCTGCACGGGGTCGGCGGTCCGCTCGCAGTGAGCGATCAGCAGACACCGCGCGAGATCAGCCACGCCTTTGTCGATGCCGCCGCCGAGACGCAGCTCCGCCGGACAACAGATTTCAACGGGGCGGAGCAGGAGGGCGCCGGGCTCTTTCAGGTCACGCAGTACTCCGGCAACGAACGGAACGGAGAGCGCTGTTCGGCCGCGGCCGCCTATCTGCATCCGGTGATGGACCGGCCGAACCTGCATGTGATCACACGCGCACAGGCTGAGCGGGTGGTGTTCGAGGAGAACCGCGCGGCCGGCGTAACCTACCGAAAAGGCGGGCAGAAAACGGTACGCGCACGGCGCGAGGTGATCCTGAGCGCCGGTGCGTTCGGCTCACCGCACCTGCTTCAGCTCTCCGGCATCGGGCCCGGAGCGCGTCTTGCCGAGCACGGGATCGAGGTGTTGCATGACAGCCCGGAGGTCGGCGCCAATCTGCAGGACCACCTCGACTTCATCCTCTGCTACAAGTCCGACCGGCCGGTGGGCCTCGGCATCGGCCTCGCGGGGATCACGCAGCTCATCCGCGACAGCCTGCAATGGCGGCGTGACGGAACCTCGATGATCGCGAGCCCGGGGTCGGAGGCGGGGGCGTTCCTCCGCACTGATCCGGCGCTCAACCGGCCCGACGTGCAGCTCCACTTCGTGCCCTCAATCATCGACGACCACGCGCGCAAGCTGCACCTGGGCTACGGTTTTTCCTGCCATGCCTGCGTGCTGCGGCCGAAATCGCGCGGAACTGTCCGGCTCGCCTCGTCCGATCCGCGCAAGGCGCCGGCGATCGATCCGAACTACCTCGACGCGCCGGAGGATCTGGAGGTGCTGATGAAGGGCGTCTCGGCCATGCGCCGTATCATGGACGCGCCGCCGCTGCGGACCTATAGCAGCCGGGAGATCTACACCGAGGGCGTCGCCGACGAGGACCTCGTCGAGCACATCCGCGCCCGCGCCGACACCATCTACCACCCGGTCGGCACGGTGCGCATGGGCGGCCCCGACGCGCCCGCCGACCCCGAGGGCCGCATCCGCGGGGTCGAGGGCCTGCGGGTCGTCGACGCCTCCCTGATGCCGACGCTAATCGGCGGGAACACCAACGCACCCACCATCATGATGGCGGAAAAGATCGCGACTGGGATGCGGGCTTAA
- the clpS gene encoding ATP-dependent Clp protease adapter ClpS, giving the protein MSDVDTRLKPKAKTKTERPPLYKLILLNDDYTPRDFVVTVLKSIFRMSEGEAMGVMLTAHQQGACVVAVFTKEVAEAKAQQATDAGQSQGYPLAFTTEKEG; this is encoded by the coding sequence ATGAGCGACGTCGACACCCGCCTGAAACCGAAAGCGAAGACCAAAACGGAGCGTCCGCCGCTCTACAAGCTCATCCTGCTCAACGACGACTACACCCCGCGCGACTTCGTCGTGACGGTCCTCAAATCGATCTTCCGCATGAGCGAGGGCGAGGCGATGGGCGTCATGCTCACCGCCCACCAGCAGGGCGCCTGCGTCGTCGCCGTCTTCACCAAGGAGGTGGCCGAGGCGAAGGCCCAGCAAGCCACCGACGCCGGCCAGAGCCAAGGCTACCCCCTCGCCTTCACGACCGAGAAGGAGGGTTAA
- a CDS encoding glutathione S-transferase N-terminal domain-containing protein: MSDLLDHPITKLRPPQHPDRLQLYSFPTPNGIKVSAMLEETGLPYEAHTISIMRDDQMTPEFLALNPNNKIPVIIDPDGPNGTLALFETGAILIYLGEKTGQFYPTAPEKRFEVTQWLMWQMGGLGPMLGQFGHFYKFAADKVSDPYAKTRYTDEGKRLLKVLDGHLQDREFVAAGEYTIADIAIWPWINVIAFYGGEEALGLADLPNVVRYRDACLARPASQAARNIPPRDG, encoded by the coding sequence GTGTCCGACCTTCTCGACCACCCGATCACCAAGCTCCGCCCACCCCAGCATCCCGACCGCCTGCAGCTCTACTCCTTCCCGACGCCCAACGGCATCAAGGTGAGCGCGATGTTGGAGGAGACGGGTCTGCCCTACGAGGCGCACACGATCTCGATCATGCGCGACGACCAGATGACGCCGGAGTTCCTGGCGCTGAACCCCAACAACAAGATCCCCGTGATCATCGATCCGGACGGCCCGAACGGCACGCTCGCCCTCTTCGAGACGGGCGCGATCCTGATCTATCTCGGCGAGAAGACGGGCCAGTTCTATCCGACCGCGCCCGAGAAACGCTTCGAGGTCACGCAGTGGCTGATGTGGCAGATGGGCGGGCTCGGTCCGATGCTCGGCCAGTTCGGCCATTTCTACAAGTTCGCCGCCGACAAGGTGAGCGATCCCTATGCCAAGACCCGCTACACGGACGAGGGCAAGCGGCTCCTGAAAGTGCTCGACGGCCACCTGCAGGACCGGGAGTTCGTGGCGGCCGGCGAGTACACCATCGCCGACATCGCGATCTGGCCCTGGATCAACGTCATCGCCTTCTATGGCGGGGAGGAGGCGCTGGGCCTCGCCGACCTGCCCAATGTGGTGCGCTACCGCGATGCCTGCCTCGCCCGGCCCGCCAGCCAAGCCGCGCGCAACATCCCGCCGCGCGACGGCTGA